From Dehalobacter sp. 12DCB1, a single genomic window includes:
- a CDS encoding N-acetyltransferase, which translates to MNKMIKIRNEEETDFEKVEEITRKAFWNLYNPGCVEHYLVHVMRFHKDFLPELDFVIEVDNQIIGNIMYTKTKLIDESGEEKDILTFGPVCILPEYQRNEYGKKLMEYSFEQAVALGYDVIVIFGNPGNYVSRGFKSCKKYNVCLENGTYPTAMMVKELKPDVLDGRKWFYYQSPVFEIDEQEAGRFDEGLERLEKKYQPSQEEFYIYSHSIIQ; encoded by the coding sequence ATGAACAAAATGATTAAGATTAGGAATGAAGAAGAAACAGATTTTGAGAAAGTGGAAGAAATCACAAGGAAAGCTTTTTGGAATTTATATAACCCGGGGTGCGTTGAACATTATTTGGTTCATGTTATGCGATTCCACAAAGATTTTCTTCCGGAGCTGGATTTTGTGATTGAAGTTGATAATCAAATCATCGGGAATATCATGTATACGAAAACAAAACTAATTGATGAATCCGGGGAAGAAAAAGACATCCTTACTTTCGGTCCGGTTTGCATTTTGCCGGAATATCAGAGAAACGAGTATGGAAAAAAGCTAATGGAGTATTCCTTTGAACAGGCGGTCGCACTTGGTTATGATGTGATCGTAATATTTGGAAACCCGGGTAATTATGTAAGCCGTGGTTTTAAGAGCTGTAAAAAGTACAATGTCTGTCTTGAGAATGGAACATATCCGACGGCAATGATGGTAAAAGAACTCAAACCAGATGTCTTGGACGGAAGGAAATGGTTTTACTATCAAAGTCCTGTATTTGAGATAGACGAACAAGAAGCCGGGCGCTTTGACGAGGGTTTGGAACGATTGGAGAAAAAATACCAGCCAAGCCAGGAAGAATTTTATATTTA